In a genomic window of Quercus lobata isolate SW786 chromosome 4, ValleyOak3.0 Primary Assembly, whole genome shotgun sequence:
- the LOC115984620 gene encoding uncharacterized protein LOC115984620, producing the protein MRPRSHPEGFSFDESNDISSNSKSEITQPWHFNGRCPEGTIPIRRTNEEDLLRANYGRKKHNTVPNVDDSSVLHEYATLREQGDRYHGMNAEINVWNPQVQAAEFSLAQFWMEGVDNNGVFIDSIEAGKQVYYDLYNDHETRLFTYWTSDAYQHTGCYNLMCPGFVQVDARLALGASFTPYSEYAGVQKSVNFFVFKDDEGYWWLHLNNMYLIGYWPSSLFSVLSDSATSVSWGGEVVNVKFGGQHTITQMGSGHFAEEGPSRASFFRNLKVMDAHQLLRGPRDNQRAVTHPTCYNFLKGEGDDFFYYGGPGRNIDCP; encoded by the exons ATGAGACCCCGTTCTCATCCAGAAGGGTTTTCATTCGATGAGAGCAACGACATCTCTTCAAACTCCAAGTCTGAAATTACTCAGCCATGGCACTTCAATGGAAGGTGCCCAGAAGGAACCATTCCCATAAGAAGAACTAATGAAGAGGATTTATTAAGGGCAAATTATGGTAGGAAAAAACACAATACCGTCCCTAATGTTGATGATTCATCAGTTCTCCATGAG TATGCAACGCTTAGAGAGCAAGGAGATAGGTATCATGGGATGAATGCAGAAATAAACGTGTGGAATCCCCAAGTCCAGGCTGCAGAGTTCAGCTTGGCTCAATTCTGGATGGAAGGTGTTGATAATAATGGTGTATTCATTGATTCAATTGAAGCTGGT AAACAGGTCTACTATGATCTATATAATGATCACGAGACTAGACTCTTCACGTATTGGACT AGTGATGCATATCAACACACAGGCTGCTACAATCTGATGTGCCCTGGCTTTGTTCAAGTCGACGCCCGGTTGGCGCTTGGGGCTAGCTTCACACCTTATTCCGAATATGCTGGTGTCCAAAAGTCAGTCAACTTCTTTGTCTTTAAG GACGATGAAGGATATTGGTGGCTGCATCTAAATAATATGTATCTAATAGGATATTGGCCATCCTCCCTATTCTCGGTCCTGTCTGATAGCGCTACATCGGTTTCATGGGGAGGAGAGGTGGTAAACGTAAAATTTGGTGGGCAGCACACCATAACACAAATGGGCAGTGGCCATTTCGCTGAAGAAGGGCCCAGTAGGGCTAGTTTCTTCCGAAATCTCAAAGTTATGGATGCTCATCAACTTCTCAGGGGACCCAGGGACAATCAAAGAGCCGTTACGCATCCCACTTGCTATAATTTCTTAAAAGGGGAAGGGGACGACTTCTTTTATTATGGTGGTCCTGGTAGAAACATTGATTGTCCATGa